Proteins from a genomic interval of Lolium perenne isolate Kyuss_39 chromosome 1, Kyuss_2.0, whole genome shotgun sequence:
- the LOC127325997 gene encoding uncharacterized protein isoform X1, producing the protein MIFPPSFLDSSSWNDNQQHAHHQQVAAASGGCGGAAGDGSCNNLELLQPSIMQQGTLAESGDGGGQAMGPAKPMSMSERARLARVPLLEQGLKCPRCDSGNTKFCYFNNYSLTQPRHFCRACRRYWTRGGALRNVPVGGGYRRHAKRAKPKQAAAAGAPAANVTASGGSTTTTSSTCTPASTANGAPALPAMLNSGGGNLSGLLPPLLRLADFDAMSLGSTFSGMGKPNPMDVASGFYPVGGAAAAAGLEQWRVHQMQGFPFYHALADQQHAMAQAAAPAMAMPGMFQYLGLDSGGRGSGEEDGGDHHFRATMASKREGYPRSGSIGMYGGGDHRLTAGYTSSYSNTATGNHLL; encoded by the exons ATGATCTTCCCTCCTTCCTTCCTGGATTCCTCAAGCTGGAATGATAACCAG CAGCATGCTCACCACCAGCAGGTCGCGGCGGCCAGCGGTGGTTGTGGCGGCGCCGCCGGCGACGGCAGCTGTAATAATCTTGAGCTCCTCCAGCCGTCAATCATGCAGCAGGGAACCCTTGCCGAAAGCGGAGACGGCGGTGGGCAGGCGATGGGGCCAGCCAAGCCCATGTCTATGTCGGAGCGCGCGCGGCTGGCTCGGGTGCCGCTGCTGGAGCAGGGTCTCAAGTGCCCGCGCTGCGATTCCGGCAACACCAAGTTCTGCTACTTCAACAACTACTCCCTCACCCAGCCACGCCACTTCTGCCGAGCCTGCCGCCGCTACTGGACCCGTGGCGGCGCACTCCGCAACGTCCCCGTCGGTGGTGGGTACCGCCGCCACGCCAAGCGCGCTAAGCCTAAGCAGGCCGCCGCGGCGGGAGCACCGGCGGCCAACGTCACCGCTTCCGGTGGGTCGACCACGACGACGTCGTCCACTTGCACTCCAGCTTCCACGGCCAATGGGGCACCCGCTCTCCCGGCCATGCTAAACAGCGGCGGGGGCAACCTTTCCGGCCTCCTGCCCCCGCTACTCCGCCTCGCTGACTTTGATGCCATGAGCCTAGGCTCGACCTTCTCAGGGATGGGCAAGCCAAACCCCATGGACGTGGCGTCTGGCTTTTACCCTGTAGGCGGCGCTGCCGCGGCGGCTGGGCTGGAGCAGTGGAGAGTACACCAGATGCAAGGCTTCCCGTTCTACCACGCGTTGGCCGACCAGCAGCACGCGATGGCGCAAGCTGCAGCACCGGCAATGGCGATGCCGGGAATGTTCCAGTACCTAGGCCTAGACAGCGGCGGCCGCGGAAgcggtgaagaagatggaggagatcatcacttcCGTGCGACGATGGCATCGAAGAGAGAAGGCTACCCAAGATCAGGCAGCATCGGTATGTACGGTGGTGGTGATCACCGCCTCACTGCTGGCTACACAAGTTCCTACTCCAATACTGCCACAGGTAACCATCTCTTGTAA
- the LOC127325997 gene encoding dof zinc finger protein DOF3.6 isoform X2, whose protein sequence is MIFPPSFLDSSSWNDNQHAHHQQVAAASGGCGGAAGDGSCNNLELLQPSIMQQGTLAESGDGGGQAMGPAKPMSMSERARLARVPLLEQGLKCPRCDSGNTKFCYFNNYSLTQPRHFCRACRRYWTRGGALRNVPVGGGYRRHAKRAKPKQAAAAGAPAANVTASGGSTTTTSSTCTPASTANGAPALPAMLNSGGGNLSGLLPPLLRLADFDAMSLGSTFSGMGKPNPMDVASGFYPVGGAAAAAGLEQWRVHQMQGFPFYHALADQQHAMAQAAAPAMAMPGMFQYLGLDSGGRGSGEEDGGDHHFRATMASKREGYPRSGSIGMYGGGDHRLTAGYTSSYSNTATGNHLL, encoded by the exons ATGATCTTCCCTCCTTCCTTCCTGGATTCCTCAAGCTGGAATGATAACCAG CATGCTCACCACCAGCAGGTCGCGGCGGCCAGCGGTGGTTGTGGCGGCGCCGCCGGCGACGGCAGCTGTAATAATCTTGAGCTCCTCCAGCCGTCAATCATGCAGCAGGGAACCCTTGCCGAAAGCGGAGACGGCGGTGGGCAGGCGATGGGGCCAGCCAAGCCCATGTCTATGTCGGAGCGCGCGCGGCTGGCTCGGGTGCCGCTGCTGGAGCAGGGTCTCAAGTGCCCGCGCTGCGATTCCGGCAACACCAAGTTCTGCTACTTCAACAACTACTCCCTCACCCAGCCACGCCACTTCTGCCGAGCCTGCCGCCGCTACTGGACCCGTGGCGGCGCACTCCGCAACGTCCCCGTCGGTGGTGGGTACCGCCGCCACGCCAAGCGCGCTAAGCCTAAGCAGGCCGCCGCGGCGGGAGCACCGGCGGCCAACGTCACCGCTTCCGGTGGGTCGACCACGACGACGTCGTCCACTTGCACTCCAGCTTCCACGGCCAATGGGGCACCCGCTCTCCCGGCCATGCTAAACAGCGGCGGGGGCAACCTTTCCGGCCTCCTGCCCCCGCTACTCCGCCTCGCTGACTTTGATGCCATGAGCCTAGGCTCGACCTTCTCAGGGATGGGCAAGCCAAACCCCATGGACGTGGCGTCTGGCTTTTACCCTGTAGGCGGCGCTGCCGCGGCGGCTGGGCTGGAGCAGTGGAGAGTACACCAGATGCAAGGCTTCCCGTTCTACCACGCGTTGGCCGACCAGCAGCACGCGATGGCGCAAGCTGCAGCACCGGCAATGGCGATGCCGGGAATGTTCCAGTACCTAGGCCTAGACAGCGGCGGCCGCGGAAgcggtgaagaagatggaggagatcatcacttcCGTGCGACGATGGCATCGAAGAGAGAAGGCTACCCAAGATCAGGCAGCATCGGTATGTACGGTGGTGGTGATCACCGCCTCACTGCTGGCTACACAAGTTCCTACTCCAATACTGCCACAGGTAACCATCTCTTGTAA